From Fibrobacter sp. UWR4:
TAAATAATCATACGCCTTCAAATATAAAAAAATCAGGGTGCAGCGTTTGGACGGAGCCCTTTTGTTATATGGCATACTTTGCATGCATGTAGTGTGGCTCGGCAATGCCCGCTTAAATAAGCCCGGTTGTCCTTGCTTTCGCCTTTTGTTATATTGTAAGCATGGCGTTAAAGAATTTTCCCATCGGCATCCAGGACTTTGCGAGCATTCGCAACGAAGGCTTCTTTTATGTAGACAAAACGGACCTTGTTTACAAGTTGACTCATACAAGCAAGTATTACTTTCTCAGCCGTCCTCGCCGCTTTGGAAAATCCCTTTTAATTAGCACTTTGCAATGCTACTTCGAAGGCCGCAAGGAACTGTTCACTGGCCTAGCCATGGAACGCCTGGAGACCGAGTGGAAAAAGTACCCGGTCATCCGGCTCGATATGAGTACCGTGAAAAATTTGGATGCAGAGGTCTTTGCTTCCAACATGAACGATATCTTTGCGCCTTATGAAAAATGTTACGGAATCAAAAACGACAAGACAAACCAGGCATGGGGAAGTCGTCTTTCTGCGTTGATCCGTGCCGCCAATGAGCAAACATCTGAACAGGTTGTGGTGCTCATTGACGAATATGACGCGCCAGTGCTAGAGGCTATGCATAATGCGGAACTTCTTGAAAAGGTTCGCAATACAATGCGGGACCTTTACGCACCCCTCAAGGCCCTTGGCGGCATTCTCCGCTTTGTGTTCCTCACGGGCATCAGCAAGTTCAGCCAGCTCAGCATTTTTAGCGAATTGAATAATCTGAATGTCATTACCATGGATGACGAGTACGCAGCCATCTGCGGCATCACCAAGGAAGAATTGCTCTCCCAGATGCAGCCCGAAATCCAGGCGCTGGCCGACAAGCAGAAAATGACCTACGACGAGGCTGTGGCTGCTTTACAGCGTCAGTATGACGGCTACCATTTTAGCGAAAACTCACCGGACATCTACAATCCATTCAGTTTGATAAACTCTTTAAGTAAGCTGAATTTCGCAAATTACTGGTTTGCCTCCGGAACGCCGACCGTTTTGACAAAGCTTGTGAGCAAGTTCAAGATGGAGCCGGAAACGTTTAATGTGGGTTTTCCTGCGACGCTTGGCATGTTTGATGCGCCTACGGAAACGGCTACGAATCCTATTCCCATGCTTTACCAAAGTGGCTACCTGACCATCCGGAATTTTGATGGCTATGAATATGTCCTGGGATTCCCCAATGAAGAGGTCAAGGTTGGTTTTTGTGGAAGCCTGATGCCTTATTATGCTTTTGAAGACGTGGTGACGAACGAATCGTTTGTCCTTGCCTTTACCCGCGCCATGCGTGCTGGCAAGCTGGAAGATGCCCTTTTGCAGATGCGAGCATTTTTCAGCAGCATTCCCTACAATGCGGAGCGTCAAGACGAAAATCATTACAAGACGTTGTTCTTCTTGATTTTTAAGCTATGTACGCCGTACCTCGTTCGCACCGAGGAATGCAGCGCCGCAGGCCGCGCCGATGCCGTCGTAGAAACTGCCGACGCTGTTTATGTTTTTGAATTCAAGCTTGATGCAAACGGCACCGCAGACGATGCCCTCAAGCAAATCGACGACAAGGGTTACTTGGTGCCCTATACCGTGACTAAGGCCGCAGACGGCACACCGAAAAAGTTGTTCAAGATAGGTGTTGCCTTCGATGCCGAAAAGCGCACCTTGGGCCAGTGGAAAATCCTATAGTTGTCGGGTTAAAAAAGGGCCAGCTCAAAAATGAACTGGCTCCTTTTCGTTATTCTTCGTCCTTAATGCATCGGATTGTTGTTGACCCGTAGAAGTAGCCGTGAACGCCTTCGGCACCGTAGGGGTAAACTCCGCTGGGCAATCCGGAGAAGCAGAATTCATCCTTGTCTTCAACAATGTCGGTGTTTATGTTCAGGTCCCAACCGCCCCTGGATCGCAGCATCTTGCTTGCGATATCGGCGCCGCCAACGGTGTTGAACAGGGTGGTCCATTCGGTGCCGCCGGCAACGCTATTGTCGTCGGAGCAGGCGATAAAGGTGCCTAGGGTCAGGGGCAGAGCAAACTTACAAACTTTTGAAAAAGAAATCCTACGGTTCATTTTTCTGTTCCTTCTTCTTGATGCGAAGGGGTGTGGAGAGGGGGAATGCATTTGTCTGTACGCAATAGACTCTTTCGATTTTCTGGTCTTCTGCGGCAATGGCAAGAATGCGTTTGCGGGCTGCTGCGATTTCTTCGCAGATTCGCTTGTAGTTCTCGTTTGAAACTCCCACGACCACTTCGGAAATATCGCGGTCGTCGAAAGGAATTTCATCGATGGCGTTTAGGCCAAGCTGTGCCAACTGCTTGTGATACTGGTGCAGGATAATGGATGATGTCTCCAGGTTTCCCGTGGAGATGATTGCGTCCGTCTGGACATAGCTGCCGTCTTCGTTCTTCTTGAGAAGGCCCTGATTTTCCAGGTACTTGATGGCGGCGGAAACCTTAGTCCCGGAAATGGGCGGAATGACCTGCCGTCCGATGTTTGCGGGGTTTGTATTTGGCTGCGCCAGCGGAACCAATTCGCGAAGGACTACGTTATACCAGTTGGAAAAGAAACTGAAAAAATCCTCGTTGAGAATTTTCACATTGTACTTTTCGGCTACGGCGGAAATGTTCTCTAGCGCCTTTTGTTTGTCGGCAATTTTCTTTGCCTGGTTGAAGTGTACCAGTGCCTTGAAATAGTCCTTTTCGAAACCTACCAGGTTCATGGAATCGGCGGTCTTTTCGATCCCGTCGTCGCTGAGGTTCGCCTTGTCCTGACAGACCAGCTTGAGGTAGGAGGCCGATGTAAAGCCCGCCTTGTCGGCGAAAATCTGCCAGGTAAGGATTCCCCGGTTCTTAAATTCTTCGTAATAGTCCTGGATATAGGAACGGTAATTCTTGTAGGTTGTAATTGGTTGCATGGTATGAAATATAGTTTTTTATAATTTATGAATCAATATTTTTAATGTTCTTGAATAAAAATTTCGGTGCCCATTTTTTTTATATTTAATCTGAAAAATTATACATGCGGAAACACAATGCAAAAAGAATTTGAAAACGCCCTGGAAGGCTTGCTGAACTTTGACCATTCCGAAAAGAATGCGGAGCAGAAATTCAACACCCTTTTTAAGCAGATGATTTCGGCTTCCATGAAAATCTGTGCCGAAACGGATTTTGCCGCTCTCATCGACCAGAAGGCTCGTGTCGCCGAACAAAAATACGGTGTCAAGATGGCCCCCTACGAAGATGAAAACGATCTCTACCGCAAGTTGCGTGATGTGGTCCGCTTTGAAATGTCCCGCGAGGCGGTTCTTACCAATATGGATTATGAAATCTGCTGTACCGAGGAAAATTACAGGAACGCATTGGGCAAGTTCCAGGCGGATCTAGAAAAGATTGTTCCCGGTAACCAGCCGGAAGTTCTTGCTTCCATGTCCCAGGCTCTCTATTCTGATTTCACCAACTTCTTCGTCAGCGAAACCCTGGATATGGTGGCCGATGCCAAGATCTACCAGATGGCTGAATTCCGTCCGCTGCAGTTGAATGCCTTGGGCAAGGAAGTCCGCACCTGCGCAAATATTGTAAAGCAGCAGAATTCCAAACCGCAGAAGTCTGAAACCGTAACGGACTGGTTCCGCGTCATGTTCGTTCTGCCCGCTCTTCTTTTCAAGAGCCAGTACGGCGTCAATATGGTAAACGTTTTTGACGTAGCTCAGAAGTACGTGGACGATGCCGCTCACATGTACAATATCTTCCGTCGCAATATGGATTCCTTTGTGGCCGGTGACGAGTACAAGATTCTGCTTCATTTCCTGGCGGAACTGGGCTTGAGCAATTGCTTTACGGTCCGTCCCAAGGTTGCCGATAAGAGTAAGCCGGTGGTGAACTAAGCTGGTAAAATATGAACGAAGAACAGAAATTGAACATCCCGGCAGACGATGCCGCAGCTAGTTCCCCTCGTGATTCTGCGGAAAAGGCTAGGGCTGACCGCATAAAGAGAATGCGCGGATGGATGGGCGTGAAAAGTACGGTGGAAACCCACTGCATTGTTGGGAACAGCGACCCCCTCATCGAAGTGGATGCCCCCAACGGCTGGAACCGATAAATAGCTGACGCGGGAATGTTCCGCTCGTTATTTTACAAATGTTGTCCTAAAAATCTTTTTACACTCTTTTGTCTGCAAAACTTTGTCTCAAAAGACTATGTTTTATTCGTTTCCCTGAAAGGAAGAATAAAACAGGAGCTCTTTATGAGAAAACTTAATTTTAGTGAACAGACGCTTGTTAGCAAGCTTGTCGCAAATTCCGCAGACGCTACTGCAAATTTCCCGATCAAGGCTCTGGAATCCGTTTTCCAGGATAACAAGGTTACCTTCCATAATGACGAAGTGGCCTATTTCAATTTTTACGTAAGTGAAGGCAAGGAAGAATCCGTCAGTGAAAAGTCCAAGGGCTTCATCAACAAGATTCTTGAAGCAGTTTCCCTTCTGGATTACCTCAAGAAGGAAGGCCTGATTCTGGAACTTGAATCCAATAAGGATTCCACCCTCATTTATGGGGATGACGTATCTTATGTCTCTGCCGGTCTGGTAGAATCCCGAGTGTACATTGAAACTGATCTTATTGCTCAACAGCTGGTGCGTTTCGTCAATAATTCCATTTACGTAACCGACTCCCTCAAGGAACTTCTGACCAATGAGTTCAAGGGTATCGAAGACGACATGCTTGCCCAGGCCAAGGTTCAGACCAAGAAAACAGGCAGGGCAATCATTCTGGCGTTCCTTGCAGTAATCATTTCCGTTGCAGGTGTGGTTGTTTCTTCTCTGAACTCATCAGAAAAGGGTTCCGAAGACAAGTCCGCTGCTGTGGTTCAGCCTCTGGAAAAGATTCAAGGCGTCCTCGAGAATAATATGCTCCCCGCAATCGTAGATCTGAAAACTGAAATCGCGGGCGTCAGAACAGCGGTCTCCGAGCTGGATGCAGAACCTGTAAGTCTCAGCGATTTAAAGAAGGACGAACAGGAAGAACCCAAGAAGGATGAGCCTAAGAAAAAAGCCAAGAAGCATAAGCGCAAGTAAGAAAGGAGCCCACCAGTAAAAAAGCTGGTGGGTCTTTTTATAATTATTGTACATTTTGGTACATGTTTCCTCGCTTCTTTTTCGTCTTTGTTAATTTCGTAATCCGTTAGGAGGATTACGTGAAAAGTTATTCTGTTTTGACGCAGTGCAATGATGCTCTGCGAGAGGTTGCGTTTGTCTAGATAGTTCTTGGCAGGTGTGTTAAACCTTATTCGGGTGAAGAATATACTATAGACTTGTGGCTGTGATGCAGAATGATGCGGTCGAATACATAGACAATAAAAATTCTTGGATGAGAATCCGAGGATTCTCTTTAAATACAGCTATATGGATGGAAAATTGATAACTAGTCGATTCTCTATTAGAGAAAAAAACTCTGTTTAGATTCTGAATAGTGAAAGAATGCCAGCGCCATTAAGGCGCTGGCTGTAATAACTTTTTCTAGGGATGTTTGTAATTTTATGAAGAATGCAGGCTATCAAATACTGACAAAGCAATATCTGTAATCATTGTCTTTTTCGTACAAACTAAATCCTAATTGCGCTGTTCCGTAGTTTTCAGATTGGGGGTTGTCTGAATAAAGCGTGATGATGAAGGTGGCGTAGCTGTCGCGATTAGCGTTAAAGGAAACGGCTTCATACGGATTGTAGGAAGTCCTTGATGAGGCAATGAAATTGCTTCTGCCGCCGGTGTAATCGGTGGTGTACTCCTCAATCCCGTTAATGGTTGTTTTGGTTGCCTTGTCATGGTAGTAAACTGCTAGATCGTAGTCTTGAGGAATTGCACCTAATTTTTCGATGTCGTTTCCGCTACTAAGCCAGGAGATTGCAGCCTTATAGCTGTAGCCTTTACGAACCTTGACGGTAAGGCGGATTTCGCGACTGCCATTATAGTCCTTGAATATGGCGTTTGTGTTACCGTTCCAAAAACGGGAAAGACGATTGTTTACGAAAGAGCATTTGTAAGGGTCTCTACTTAATACCGCATCCACGTTAGCGAGTTTTGGATCGCTGTCCATGTCAAAGGGGATGGTTTCCCCAGAGGAGAGAAGGACTGCTTTTACTACTTCCGGATGCCATCTATAGAACGGTTGT
This genomic window contains:
- a CDS encoding TIGR02147 family protein; amino-acid sequence: MQPITTYKNYRSYIQDYYEEFKNRGILTWQIFADKAGFTSASYLKLVCQDKANLSDDGIEKTADSMNLVGFEKDYFKALVHFNQAKKIADKQKALENISAVAEKYNVKILNEDFFSFFSNWYNVVLRELVPLAQPNTNPANIGRQVIPPISGTKVSAAIKYLENQGLLKKNEDGSYVQTDAIISTGNLETSSIILHQYHKQLAQLGLNAIDEIPFDDRDISEVVVGVSNENYKRICEEIAAARKRILAIAAEDQKIERVYCVQTNAFPLSTPLRIKKKEQKNEP
- a CDS encoding ATP-binding protein gives rise to the protein MALKNFPIGIQDFASIRNEGFFYVDKTDLVYKLTHTSKYYFLSRPRRFGKSLLISTLQCYFEGRKELFTGLAMERLETEWKKYPVIRLDMSTVKNLDAEVFASNMNDIFAPYEKCYGIKNDKTNQAWGSRLSALIRAANEQTSEQVVVLIDEYDAPVLEAMHNAELLEKVRNTMRDLYAPLKALGGILRFVFLTGISKFSQLSIFSELNNLNVITMDDEYAAICGITKEELLSQMQPEIQALADKQKMTYDEAVAALQRQYDGYHFSENSPDIYNPFSLINSLSKLNFANYWFASGTPTVLTKLVSKFKMEPETFNVGFPATLGMFDAPTETATNPIPMLYQSGYLTIRNFDGYEYVLGFPNEEVKVGFCGSLMPYYAFEDVVTNESFVLAFTRAMRAGKLEDALLQMRAFFSSIPYNAERQDENHYKTLFFLIFKLCTPYLVRTEECSAAGRADAVVETADAVYVFEFKLDANGTADDALKQIDDKGYLVPYTVTKAADGTPKKLFKIGVAFDAEKRTLGQWKIL